In Calothrix sp. PCC 7507, one DNA window encodes the following:
- a CDS encoding adenylate/guanylate cyclase domain-containing protein: MLNPQKGLRKLRDGSLIRLKLGDWTIKSKLQALLLGVSLGSVVVVSGIGWYQTQATLRSKIAEQLSGIRTTKAEQFESYFENLNNQVGMLAADGNIVKAMVELNGGFRNLDRNFIPPEWDTALDAYYTEQFFPRLQKNLSPEAVIPSVYQPLGQAARYLQYHYIASNPNPVGKKDHLLDAGDGSAYTKAHTKYQKFFAGIIKQFGYYDLFLINHKTGDIVYSYFKESDFATNPLQSFDSQNALKDLVQAVQTNPTQGSIQVVDFKPYRASYNAPAAFLGTPIYSGSNMIGILAVQIPIEKIDQAISRKNNWEGSGLQKTGEAYLVGTDFLMRSTSRFWVEDPKKYETVVRYTGTDKRTLQLMENFNTTISLQKINSSAAKAALEGQQGMMVDRNYRGAEVLSSYTPLKLNGLNWGIIAEMEVGEAYRPLYTLQVILLIAAVIFLLGTAFLGAIAARIFTSPLRLLTDSARKLSAGEMDVDVEVKSLDEFGELAKEFKKVANKLHQTEEELETKKQENDILLQNILPRAIAERRKQGELSIAENFKQVTILNAHLAGIAELNKRLSPPEITKLLTELFDEFDNSVERYGLERQNSLSTSYVAVCGLSEARFDHSKRTVDFALAMLEIIQRLNINYNSALALRISIHAGSVTAGVVGTQRLGYSIWGETAYITSSLQNKADLNYILLTGSVYDRIADSYTFIQNPVVKIPGLGEVETWTLVTTRKLVLSQVELVQSSFAKVKPIAGQAAELFYNRLFELEPSFRSLFKGNMKEQERKLMTTLALAVEGLRQPDQIIPAVQKLGRDHAGYGVKAEYYDIVGEALLWTLAQGLGEEFTTPVRKAWEEAYTFLSEIMKEAAAELELSNIGV; this comes from the coding sequence TGCGTGATGGCTCCCTAATTCGTCTAAAACTGGGTGACTGGACAATTAAATCGAAGCTACAAGCCTTGCTCCTAGGAGTTAGCCTTGGTTCTGTAGTAGTAGTGAGTGGGATTGGTTGGTATCAAACACAAGCTACCCTCAGAAGCAAAATCGCCGAGCAACTTTCCGGTATACGTACAACCAAAGCCGAACAGTTTGAGTCGTACTTTGAAAATTTGAATAACCAAGTGGGGATGCTGGCGGCAGATGGCAACATCGTGAAAGCGATGGTGGAATTGAATGGGGGTTTCCGCAACCTGGATCGCAACTTTATTCCCCCCGAATGGGATACAGCATTGGATGCTTACTACACCGAACAATTTTTTCCTCGCTTGCAAAAGAATCTATCTCCTGAAGCAGTGATTCCCAGTGTCTATCAGCCCCTCGGACAAGCGGCTCGCTATCTTCAGTATCACTACATTGCTTCTAATCCCAATCCAGTCGGCAAAAAAGACCATCTCCTTGATGCTGGTGATGGCAGCGCTTACACCAAAGCTCATACCAAATATCAAAAATTCTTTGCAGGAATTATCAAACAATTCGGTTATTACGATTTATTTTTGATTAATCATAAAACAGGAGATATCGTCTATTCCTATTTTAAAGAATCAGATTTTGCCACGAATCCACTACAGAGTTTTGACTCCCAGAATGCACTAAAGGATTTGGTGCAGGCAGTCCAGACAAATCCGACTCAAGGTAGCATTCAGGTTGTTGATTTCAAACCTTACCGTGCTTCTTATAATGCTCCGGCTGCTTTCCTGGGAACGCCCATTTATAGCGGTTCTAACATGATTGGCATCTTGGCAGTGCAAATTCCTATTGAAAAGATCGACCAAGCTATTAGCCGGAAAAATAATTGGGAAGGCAGTGGTTTGCAGAAAACGGGGGAAGCTTATTTAGTCGGAACCGATTTCCTAATGCGTTCGACATCCCGTTTTTGGGTTGAAGACCCCAAAAAATATGAAACCGTTGTTCGTTACACGGGGACTGACAAGAGAACTCTCCAACTGATGGAGAACTTTAACACTACCATTAGCTTACAGAAAATCAATAGTTCAGCCGCCAAAGCCGCCTTAGAAGGGCAACAAGGGATGATGGTAGACCGCAACTATCGAGGGGCAGAAGTATTGAGTTCCTACACTCCTTTGAAGTTGAACGGGTTAAATTGGGGGATTATAGCAGAGATGGAGGTAGGGGAAGCTTATCGTCCGCTTTACACGTTACAGGTAATTTTGTTGATTGCGGCGGTGATTTTCCTTCTAGGAACAGCTTTTTTAGGGGCAATTGCGGCAAGGATTTTTACTTCTCCCCTGCGTCTTTTGACTGATAGCGCCCGGAAACTGAGTGCGGGGGAAATGGATGTAGACGTTGAGGTGAAATCCCTTGACGAGTTTGGGGAATTGGCAAAAGAGTTCAAAAAGGTGGCGAACAAATTACACCAAACTGAGGAAGAGCTGGAAACCAAGAAGCAGGAGAACGATATTCTCTTGCAGAATATACTACCCAGGGCGATCGCCGAACGCAGGAAACAAGGAGAGCTATCCATTGCAGAAAATTTCAAGCAAGTAACCATTCTCAATGCTCATCTGGCTGGGATTGCTGAGTTGAACAAACGCCTGTCACCGCCAGAAATCACAAAATTGCTCACCGAGCTATTTGATGAATTCGATAACTCGGTAGAACGCTACGGGTTGGAAAGACAGAACTCCCTGAGTACAAGCTATGTGGCAGTGTGTGGACTTAGCGAAGCCAGATTTGACCACAGCAAGCGAACTGTTGATTTTGCCCTAGCCATGTTAGAGATTATCCAGCGTCTGAATATTAATTACAATTCTGCCTTGGCTTTACGCATCAGCATTCATGCTGGTTCTGTGACAGCAGGGGTAGTAGGAACACAGCGACTTGGGTACAGTATTTGGGGAGAAACAGCATATATAACAAGCAGTCTCCAGAATAAAGCTGATTTGAACTATATTTTACTGACTGGGAGTGTGTACGATCGCATAGCCGATAGCTACACATTCATCCAAAACCCGGTCGTGAAAATTCCAGGACTGGGTGAAGTAGAAACCTGGACGCTAGTAACCACCAGGAAGTTAGTTCTAAGTCAAGTGGAGTTGGTTCAGTCATCCTTTGCTAAAGTTAAACCCATCGCTGGTCAAGCTGCTGAACTATTCTACAACCGACTGTTTGAATTAGAACCTTCTTTTCGTTCTCTATTTAAGGGGAATATGAAAGAACAGGAGCGTAAGCTAATGACTACGCTTGCTCTCGCTGTGGAAGGTTTGCGTCAGCCAGATCAGATTATCCCCGCCGTCCAAAAGTTGGGTCGCGACCATGCGGGTTATGGTGTCAAGGCCGAATACTACGATATTGTCGGCGAAGCGTTGCTGTGGACGTTAGCTCAAGGACTGGGTGAAGAGTTTACTACGCCAGTGCGAAAAGCATGGGAAGAAGCTTACACATTCCTGAGCGAAATTATGAAAGAAGCAGCAGCAGAACTTGAGTTGTCAAACATAGGTGTTTGA